The Nicotiana tabacum cultivar K326 chromosome 14, ASM71507v2, whole genome shotgun sequence genome contains a region encoding:
- the LOC142168651 gene encoding signal peptide peptidase-like 5 encodes MAVSSLHFNYGQMSLFVLILSSSIIAGHAAPTTNVHSSCSNDINMILVKLWVNGAEKDSIVGLSVSFGSVLPTDTKHAPRLPAVYTQPSNSCSASSTKLSGSIALARRGECDFLIKATVAQAGGASGVVLINTEGGPLEIACPNNSTVSNVTVPVVSISNDGGNIIDKYIAAGKRVELLLYSPDRPIVDYSVSFIWLMAVGTIICAALWKRFTQSKDDDVAAKEDDDSEILHITAWTAIGFVISASTFLVLLYFFMSTWFVWLLIILFCIGGIEGLHNCIVSLILSKCRGCGKKTLNLPLLGEVTILSLVVLVLCVAFAIFWAVNRKESYSWIGQDILGIALMITVLQLAQLPNIKVATVLLCCAFVYDIFWVFLSPTIFHDSVMISVAKGKKAGGESIPMLLRVPKVTDPYNGFDMLGFGDILFPGLLICFTYRFDEARRKGVLKGYFLWLMIGYGTGLCLTYLGLYLMDGHGQPALLYLVPCTLGTCVVLGLVRGELKDLWNDSDESKQMAEERLGSARLGSA; translated from the exons ATGGCAGTTTCTTCATTGCATTTCAATTATGGACAAATGAGCCTTTTCGTTCTGATTTTATCATCATCAATAATAGCAGGACATGCTGCCCCTACTACCAATGTCCATAGCTCCTGCAGCAATGATATCAATatg ATTCTGGTGAAGTTGTGGGTTAATGGTGCTGAGAAAGATTCAATAGTTGGCTTGAGTGTGTCATTTGGATCTGTATTACCCACTGATACTAAACATGCCCCCAGATTGCCTGCTGTTTATACTCAACCGTCGAATAGCTGTTCTGCTTCCTCCACTAAG TTATCAGGCTCTATTGCACTAGCTCGTCGCGGTGAATGCGATTTTCTAATCAAGGCTACGGTTGCCCAAGCAGGAGGTGCATCAGGGGTTGTGCTAATAAATACTGAAGGAG GTCCTCTGGAGATTGCGTGTCCCAACAATTCTACCGTATCTAATGTAACCGTTCCCGTCGTTTCAATTTCAAATGATGGGGGAAACATTATTGATAAATACATAGCTGCAGGAAAGAGAG TGGAGCTGCTGTTATATTCGCCAGATCGCCCTATTGTGGACTACTCGGTGTCGTTCATATGGTTGATGGCTGTTGGAACAATTATCTGTGCAGCTCTTTGGAAAAGATTTACTCAATCTAAGGA TGATGATGTAGCAGCCAAGGAGGATGATGACAGTGAAATTCTGCACATTACTGCATGGACTGCTATTGGGTTTGTCATCTCAGCATCCACATTTCTGGTGCTACTTTACTTTTTCATGTCGACGTGGTTTGTCTGGCTGCTGATAATACTTTTCTGTATCGGTGGAATTGAG GGACTGCATAACTGCATAGTGTCGCTCATACTAAG CAAATGTAGAGGTTGTGGAAAGAAAACACTGAATTTGCCGCTTCTTGGGGAGGTCACTATTCTGTCTCTAGTTGTCCTAGTACTTTGTGTGGCGTTCGCCATCTTCTGGGCAGTAAACAGGAAAGAATCATACTCTTGGATTGGTCAAGACATTCTT GGAATTGCTTTGATGATCACTGTTCTGCAGTTGGCTCAGTTGCCTAATATAAAG GTCGCTACAGTGCTTCTGTGTTGCGCATTTGTCTATGACATCTTCTGGGTTTTCCTATCTCCTACTATATTCCATGATAGTGTTATGATTTCA GTTGCTAAAGGTAAGAAAGCTGGTGGAGAATCAATCCCGATGCTTCTGAGAGTTCCTAAAGTAACAGATCCTTATAATGGCTTTGATATGCTTGGCTTTGGGGATATTCTCTTCCCTGGTTTGCTAATTTGCTTTACGTACAG ATTTGACGAAGCTAGAAGGAAGGGAGTACTAAAAGGATACTTCCTTTGGCTGATGATTGGTTATGGGACCG GTCTTTGCTTGACTTACTTGGGCTTGTATTTAATGGACGGACATGGTCAACCCGCTCTCCTGTATCTCGTGCCATGCACATTAG GAACATGTGTGGTACTGGGTTTGGTGAGAGGCGAATTGAAAGACCTTTGGAACGATAGCGATGAATCAAAACAAATGGCTGAAGAACGTCTGGGAAGCGCGCGTCTTGGAAGCGCTTGA